The Microbacter sp. GSS18 genome has a segment encoding these proteins:
- a CDS encoding cupin domain-containing protein, translating into MTIDSTAAVAPVVTRAGHESADTADSGGAHRVSGVSIGHTPATKIWFGRVSNEPGFRSLPHHHGEAETGGYVLRGTARIYFGEDYTEWVDMAPGDFVFVPPFMPHVEANMSATDELVWLTARTPDNIVVNLDDVPDSSLAGYRRA; encoded by the coding sequence ATGACCATCGACAGCACCGCCGCCGTCGCGCCCGTCGTCACGCGCGCCGGACACGAGAGCGCCGACACCGCAGACTCCGGAGGCGCGCATCGGGTGTCCGGCGTCAGCATCGGTCACACCCCCGCGACGAAGATCTGGTTCGGCCGCGTCAGCAACGAGCCGGGCTTCCGGTCTCTGCCGCACCACCACGGCGAGGCGGAGACCGGCGGATATGTCCTGCGCGGGACCGCGCGCATCTACTTCGGCGAGGACTACACCGAGTGGGTCGACATGGCGCCGGGCGACTTCGTGTTCGTCCCGCCGTTCATGCCCCACGTCGAGGCCAACATGAGTGCGACCGATGAGCTGGTGTGGCTGACCGCCCGCACCCCCGACAACATCGTCGTGAACCTCGACGACGTGCCCGACTCCTCGCTCGCCGGATACCGCCGCGCGTGA
- a CDS encoding AMP-binding protein: MDTSPYWNPKTETMAREDLRALQLAKLRRVAEWANARSPFYRRSFSAAGFSPDQLNTWADIERIPFLTREEWMQSQSEHPPFGELPVAGADAAIRLHTTSGTSGKQPLRALDSRKDWSWAAEMWCYSLWGAGVRPHDIGYVAFGYGSFIGFWGLHNGLEKLGALTIPGGAQATPARVKQIIDFGATVVASTPTYALRMAQEAESLGIDLPASPVRIIILSGEPTPAATRDLIEAQWGAKVFDTAGMTEISTIFMFEPADQPGGCHIIEDHFIEQVIDPETGREVPYGEAGERVTTSFGRGTIPLLRYRTKDLVVKIPHTAATNGRTWDLYEGGILGRVDDMKLVRGTNVYPRAVEGIVRQFTDVDEFQVEITREGIRDEITLHVETIGGLDDARWPTLAESLQTELADAHEGLRFHIRRRAAGELPRFELKARRLTDLRSAG; encoded by the coding sequence ATGGACACGTCCCCGTACTGGAACCCCAAGACCGAGACGATGGCTCGCGAGGACCTGCGGGCGCTGCAGCTGGCGAAGCTCCGCCGCGTCGCGGAGTGGGCGAACGCGCGCAGCCCGTTCTACCGGCGCAGCTTCTCGGCCGCGGGCTTCTCGCCCGACCAGCTGAACACCTGGGCCGACATCGAGCGCATCCCGTTCCTCACCCGCGAGGAGTGGATGCAGAGCCAGTCCGAGCACCCGCCCTTCGGCGAGCTGCCCGTGGCAGGCGCGGATGCCGCCATCCGGCTGCACACCACCAGCGGCACGAGCGGCAAGCAGCCGCTGCGCGCGCTGGACTCGCGCAAGGACTGGTCCTGGGCGGCTGAGATGTGGTGCTACTCGCTGTGGGGCGCCGGTGTGCGGCCGCACGACATCGGGTACGTCGCGTTCGGCTACGGCTCCTTCATCGGCTTCTGGGGACTCCACAACGGGCTCGAGAAGCTCGGCGCGCTCACCATCCCCGGCGGTGCGCAGGCCACGCCCGCCCGCGTGAAGCAGATCATCGACTTCGGCGCGACCGTGGTGGCGTCGACTCCCACCTACGCGCTCCGCATGGCGCAGGAGGCCGAGTCCCTAGGCATCGACCTGCCCGCGTCGCCCGTCCGCATCATCATCCTCTCGGGGGAGCCCACTCCCGCTGCGACGCGCGACCTCATCGAGGCGCAGTGGGGCGCCAAGGTGTTCGACACGGCAGGAATGACGGAGATCTCGACCATCTTCATGTTCGAGCCGGCCGACCAGCCCGGCGGCTGCCACATCATCGAGGACCACTTCATCGAGCAGGTGATCGACCCGGAGACCGGCCGTGAAGTCCCGTACGGCGAGGCAGGGGAGCGCGTCACGACCTCCTTCGGTCGCGGCACGATCCCGCTGCTGCGATACCGGACCAAGGATCTGGTCGTGAAGATCCCGCACACCGCGGCGACGAACGGGCGCACCTGGGACCTCTACGAGGGCGGCATCCTCGGCCGCGTCGACGACATGAAGCTCGTGCGCGGAACGAACGTCTACCCCCGGGCCGTCGAGGGCATCGTCCGCCAGTTCACGGACGTCGACGAGTTCCAGGTGGAGATCACGCGGGAGGGGATCCGCGACGAGATCACCCTCCACGTCGAGACGATCGGCGGACTCGACGACGCGCGGTGGCCGACGCTCGCGGAGTCGCTGCAGACCGAGCTCGCGGACGCGCACGAGGGGCTTCGCTTCCACATCCGCCGGCGCGCGGCCGGCGAGCTCCCGCGATTCGAACTCAAGGCCCGTCGCCTGACCGACCTCCGGTCGGCCGGCTGA
- a CDS encoding flavin reductase family protein, whose translation MTLERKLPDPALLRQTFALFPSGVACIGAVVDGTNEALVASSFTVGVSLDPPLVSFAVQNSSQTWPIIRSAGRIGVSVMASDHDAICRQIASKDRAKRFDGVDTHIAESGALLLMGSPVWLECTIYSEVPAGDHHLVLLEVDGLGLNPDLNPLVFHRSGFRQVQDAD comes from the coding sequence ATGACCTTGGAACGCAAGCTGCCCGACCCGGCTCTGCTTCGACAGACCTTTGCCCTCTTCCCGTCCGGTGTCGCGTGCATCGGGGCCGTGGTCGACGGCACGAATGAGGCTCTCGTGGCGTCCTCGTTCACGGTCGGCGTCTCTCTGGACCCGCCGCTGGTGTCATTCGCGGTGCAGAACTCGTCGCAGACATGGCCGATCATCCGCAGCGCCGGCCGCATCGGAGTGTCGGTCATGGCATCGGATCACGACGCGATCTGCCGCCAGATCGCGTCGAAGGACCGGGCCAAGCGCTTCGACGGAGTCGATACGCACATCGCCGAATCGGGCGCGCTCCTGCTCATGGGGTCGCCCGTCTGGCTCGAGTGCACCATCTACTCCGAAGTTCCCGCCGGCGACCACCACCTTGTGCTGCTCGAGGTCGACGGGCTCGGCCTGAACCCCGATCTGAACCCACTCGTCTTCCACCGCTCGGGCTTCCGGCAGGTTCAGGACGCCGACTGA